One Setaria viridis chromosome 5, Setaria_viridis_v4.0, whole genome shotgun sequence genomic region harbors:
- the LOC117856319 gene encoding uncharacterized protein, with the protein MHAWRADIAERIISNSCALKAIDTNLDQPEETKTINLWAWTANPSSIPKCVWLMFTGRARDARLKSIMVSKMPPRHWQRGVKRCIIIHLEEIQDYTLSSVNLDDRTSCTPVIRSIPWSCVRIWVFRWRVAAVNRSVLAMCGGGDLFQSGEGKQSSDANIKDGGGGSGDQGHQQEIGHHPDMIDGVNKWRPTIDTAVDELSQVVGMLTSRVEVLEQPSAQLLPPKVPMREEEGRANGHRVEQSYQGSADRALVPKHPLVKDNPKWWKDRCEKYFDMYHIPYHAWVGFATMHFVKGAAYWFQTYEAMHRVETWPELVIAIFDKFGRDEYQKLMDELLNIKQLSTVEAYHLKFDELQHRVLVHNGNLDDTFFVTRFMQGLKEDISSVIRLHKPKNVDTALALAITQKEIMTARDMYKKKSYYKQEVKESYKKNFKFPNPAKGILGEAPGDPGFSANKPLPKKFEGKFDSMKAMLRAKGLCFKCREKFGPNHKCPEHVSLHIVEEMWEAFQLEQEGQETVTSDTSSDVDEILMQLSEATQEGTTHKKTMRLIGTIQNQQVLLLVDSGSSNTFISKKMVQALNCPMQAVASTQVVIADGTRLKTNMMVPQVEWYIQGQAFTTDMRVLDINCYDIILGMDWLSEFSPMWVHWKKKLMRFTHNKQRVTIRGIKDKVQHCNMISAKILQHLLKKKQLAQVVQLCRVVEPKTSSEQPVEIQQLLQKNAAISQEPQTLPPARPIDHTIPLLPGSQSVNIKPYRYAPRLKDEMEAQIKDMLRRGIIQHSTSPFSSPVLLVKKKDGTWRFCVDYRRLNAITVKNKYPMPVVDELLDELSGSNWFSKFDLRSGYHQIRFAPSDIHKTAFKTHSGHYEFRVMPSGLTNAPATFQDTMNKIFAEFNRKFVLVFVDDILIYSTSYEQHLQHLQLVFDVIAKHEFFLKPSKCSFAQQQLEYLGHIISAEGVTTEPSKVQVIQNWPTPKNSKDLRAFLGLAGYYRKFIKNYGVMSKSLTELLKKNMPYQWTATNQEAFEAIKAALTSAPVLKLPDFQQEFIIETDASAQGIGAVLMQGSHPLAFLSKALGPKNQGLSTYEKECLAVLMAVAKWRQYLQHAEFVIRTDQKALIHLEEQHLNAPMQQKTFVKLLGLQFRIQYKQGAANKVADALSRLPYQYTDTPDPEQVMAVSVAKPTWLSAVVDEYFTDAQATKLLTELTVQPTGVPHYTLQDGLIKYKG; encoded by the exons ATGCACGCCTGGAGGGCAGACATCGCGGAGCGGATCATCAGCAACTCATGCGCGCTTAAGGCCATCGACACCAACCTCGACCAGCCGGAGGAGACAAAGACCATCAACTTGTGGGCTTGGACCGCAAATCCGAGCTCCATCCCCAAGTGTGTGTGGCTCATGTTCACTGGCCGTGCGCGGGATGCTAGGCTCAAGTCAATAATGGTGTCCAAGATGCCACCCAGGCATTGGCAACGTGGCGTCAAGCGCTGCATCATCATACACCTTGAGGAGATTCAAGACTACACCCTCTCCTCGGTCAACCTTGACGACAGGACGTCGTGCACGCCCGTG ATTAGGTCGATCCCTTGGTCCTGTGTTCGGATTTGGGTGTTCCGGTGGCGCGTGGCGGCGGTGAACAGATCTGTGTTGGCAATGTGCGGCGGCGGTGATTTGTTCCAATCTGGCGAAGGGAAACAAAGCTCCGACGCTAACATCAAGGATGGCGGGGGCGGAAGCGGAGATCAAGGACATCAGCAAGAAATTGGACATCATCCTGACATGATAGATGGCGTCAACAAGTGGCGTCCTACCATCGACACCGCGGTGGACGAGCTGTCCCAGGTGGTCGGCATGCTCACATCGCGCGTTGAGGTACTGGAGCAACCCAGTGCTCAGCTCTTACCTCCCAAGGTCCCGATGCGCGAGGAAGAGGGACGGGCCAACGGCCACCGCGTCGAACAAAGTTACCAGGGGTCTGCTGATAGGGCCCTTGTCCCTAAGCATCCCCTGGTCAAGG ATAACCCAAAGTGGTGGAAAGATAGGTGTGAGAAGTATTTTGACATGTACCATATTCCTTATCATGCTTGGGTTGGATTTGCTACTATGCACTTTGTGAAGGGGGCTGCTTACTGGTTTCAGACCTATGAAGCTATGCATAGAGTTGAGACATGGCCTGAATTGGTGATAGCTATTTTTGACAAATTTGGTAGAGATGAGTATCAAAAATTGATGGATGAACTACTTAATATTAAGCAACTGAGTACTGTTGAAGCTTATCATCTAAAATTTGATGAACTCCAACATAGAGTATTGGTTCATAATGGGAATTTAGATGACACCTTCTTTGTTACTAGATTTATGCAAGGGTTAAAAGAGGACATTAGCTCTGTCATTAGACTGCATAAACCTAAGAATGTTGATACTGCTTTAGCTTTGGCCATCACACAGAAGGAGATTATGACAGCTCGAGATATGTACAAGAAGAAGTCCTATTATAAGCAGGAAGTCAAGGAATCTTATAAGAAAAACTTCAAGTTTCCCAATCCAGCCAAGGGGATATTGGGTGAAGCTCCTGGTGATCCTGGTTTTTCTGCAAACAAGCCACTACCCAAGAAGTTTGAAGGCAAATTTGACTCTATGAAGGCTATGTTGCGAGCTAAAGGGTTATGTTTCAAGTGCAGGGAGAAGTTTGGACCCAACCATAAGTGTCCAGAACATGTCTCTCTACACATTGTGGAGGAAATGTGGGAAGCCTTCCAGCTTGAGCAGGAAGGACAGGAGACAGTCACCTCTGATACTTCTTCTGATGTTGATGAGATATTGATGCAATTATCTGAGGCTACTCAAGAGGGGACAACTCATAAGAAGACAATGAGATTAATTGGTACCATCCAAAATCAACAAGTGCTACTCTTAGTTGATTCTGGCAGTTCCAATACTTTCATTAGCAAGAAGATGGTACAAGCTCTGAATTGTCCTATGCAAGCAGTAGCTTCAACTCAAGTCGTCATAGCAGATGGCACAAGGCTGAAAACAAATATGATGGTGCCACAGGTGGAATGGTACATTCAAGGCCAGGCTTTCACCACTGACATGAGAGTGTTAGATATCAACTGCTATGACATTATTCTGGGCATGGATTGGTTATCTGAATTTAGTCCCATGTGGGTCCATTGGAAGAAGAAACTTATGAGGTTCACTCACAACAAGCAAAGGGTTACTATCAGGGGCATTAAGGACAAAGTTCAGCATTGCAATATGATTTCAGCAAAGATTCTTCAACACCTTCTCAAAAAGAAACAACTAGCACAAGTGGTTCAGTTATGCAGAGTAGTGGAGCCAAAAACTTCATCAGAACAACCTGTGGAGATTCAGCAGTTGCTTCAGAAAAATGCTGCCATTTCTCAAGAACCACAAACATTACCACCTGCAAGGCCCATTGATCATACTATCCCTTTGCTACCTGGATCCCAATCGGTGAACATCAAACCATACAGATATGCTCCGCGGTTGAAAGATGAGATGGAAGCTCAAATCAAGGATATGCTCAGGCGAGGTATCATACAACATAGCACTAGTCCATTCTCTTCTCCTGTGTTACTGGTAAAGAAAAAAGATGGGACATGGAGGTTTTGTGTGGATTACAGAAGGCTGAATGCTATTACTGTGAAAAACAAATACCCCATGCCAGTGGTAGATGAATTGTTAGATGAGTTGAGCGGCTCTAACTGGTTTTCTAAATTCGATCTGAGGTCGGGCTATCATCAAATCAGGTTTGCACCCTCTGACATTCACAAAACTGCATTCAAGACGCATAGTGGCCATTATGAATTCAGGGTGATGCCCTCTGGGCTAACAAATGCCCCAGCAACATTTCAAGATACTATGAATAAGATCTTTGCTGAATTCAACAGGAAGTTTGTCTTGGTGTTTGTAGATGACATTCTGATTTACAGCACATCATATgaacaacacttgcaacatttgCAGTTAGTATTTGATGTTATAGCAAAGCATGAGTTTTTCTTAAAACCAAGTAAGTGTTCATTTGCCCAACAACAGCTGGAGTATTTGGGTCATATTATCAGTGCAGAGGGGGTGACCACAGAACCTTCCAAGGTTCAAGTGATCCAAAATTGGCCCACTCCCAAGAATAGCAAAGACTTGAGGGCATTTCTTGGATTGGCTGGTTACTATAGGAAGTTCATCAAGAACTATGGCGTCATGAGCAAGAGCTTGACTGAACTGTTAAAGAAAAACATGCCATATCAATGGACCGCAACTAACCAAGAGGCCTTTGAGGCTATTAAGGCTGCTCTTACATCTGCTCCAGTCCTCAAATTACCAGATTTTCAACAAGAATTCATTATTGAAACTGATGCCTCGGCTCAAGGAATTGGAGCAGTCCTCATGCAAGGCTCTCATCCTTTAGCTTTTCTCAGTAAAGCATTGGGGCCTAAGAACCAGGGACTATCGACATATGAGAAAGAGTGTTTGGCTGTGTTAATGGCAGTGGCTAAATGGCGCCAATATCTTCAACATGCTGAATTTGTCATCAGAACAGATCAGAAGGCTTTAATCCACTTGGAAGAGCAACACCTTAACGCACCTATGCAGCAAAAGACTTTTGTCAAATTGCTAGGTTTACAATTCAGGATACAATATAAACAGGGAGCAGCAAACAAGGTGGCAGATGCTTTATCTCGACTACCATATCAATATACTGACACCCCTGATCCAGAACAAGTAATGGCAGTTTCAGTGGCAAAACCCACATGGTTGTCTGCAGTAGTGGATGAATATTTCACAGATGCTCAGGCCACTAAGTTGCTGACTGAACTAACAGTTCAACCTACTGGGGTTCCTCACTATACTTTGCAGGATGGTTTAATCAAATACAAGGGATGA
- the LOC117857812 gene encoding putative ABC transporter C family member 15 produces MEISLALLYVRISAFAILLVWIPANFIKLKKRQHERNSAMVSAERKGVALLPSHIIAVCNASITSINIGFAVLGVWKHRTVSLGLIFASLSWLLVTLFSLYCKHKGAGVVLNWPAVLGSWWVFSSLLESLLTSLHLLHLINSATVVNFTSLPFCAIICLCLVATAMRAKTSQEELNQPLLIREDSGDSSRDRFSSSGWWSHLTFQWLNPVFEKGHKVRLELEHLPSLPQSDTAEQSYALLQETLHKQKPEPMSLENAIICSVWAPLVINAVFAGLNTLASYMGPFLITYLVALLSDKNPDRGHGHGYILVSLFFISKTIESLSQRLWYFGARRIGFRVRAALMVSIYKKSLLLKNSTTGTGKIVNFLDVDIEKIGEFFWYIHGIWLLPLQVSLALVILYHSLGMAASLSALFATVLVMVSNTPLAKSQKNLNVKIMEAKDSRIKATAEVLKSMRILKLHAWETAYLDKLLKLRDMERAWLRRYLYTCSAIAFLFWASPTLVSVVTFGICILVDVPLSAGTVLSALATFRILQDPIHNLPELVSMATQTKVSLDRIEEFIKEDHHGKPSSYGNRSSIEKQSVAGTVEIEAGQYSWEAPDNILKKTKFTLKIDRKVDIIKGQKVAVSGSVGSGKSSLLCAIMGEIPRVSGAETTVVGSMAYVPQSAWIQTGTIQDNVLFGKAMDKALYDEVLQGCALDKDVELWANGDMTLVGERGMNLSGGQKQRIQLARALYSDADVYLLDDPFSAVDAHTGAHLFKECLMQQMSSKTVIYVTHQLEFLRDADLVLVMKEGRIVQSGKYDDLIADKDGELSKQMDAHNKSLSQVTPAKVHGLTRNKKHKKKQMELTEIEPDHNVLGRESEEERESGRVKWGIYRKFVTSAYRGALVPVVLACQVLFQALQICSNYWIAWASESQERVSREKMIGIFVLLSAGSSAFILGRAFVLSAIAIETAQQLFLGMIKNVFRAPMNFFDSTPSSRILNRVSTDQSTVDIDIPYRVAGLIFALIQLLSIIFIMSQIAWPIFFLFIIIISLSTCYQSYYISSARELARLVGIKKAPVLHHFSETVSGAATIRCFNQGENFLRKSLALVDDYSCITFHNAAAIEWLCLRINFLFNLVFFVMLVILVSLPRDTIDPSLAGLAATYGLNLNVLQAWVIWNLCDVENKMISVERILQFSNIPSESPLVIEEYRPMETWPWYGTIQIDGLQIKYNHDMPMVLKGISCTFPGERKIGVVGRTGSGKSTLIQALFRIVEPSEGRIIIDGVDISLLGLHDLRSRLGIIPQEPTLFQGTVRSNLDPLQQHTDAEIWEVARKCRLEEIIKEDSRLLEAPVVEDGGNWSGGQRQLVCLARVLLMKRKILVLDEATASVDTATDNIIQRTIRQETKSSTVITIAHRIPTVLDSDLVLVLGEGRILEYDSPNNLLRDESSAFSKLVMEFVGRTEDINQR; encoded by the exons ATGGAGATATCACTAGCACTGCTTTATGTGCGCATATCAGCATTTGCTATTTTGCTGGTTTGGATCCCTGCAAACTTTATCAAACTGAAGAAGAGACAACATGAGAGAAATAGTGCCATGGTTTCAGCAGAAAGGAAGGGGGTGGCCCTACTCCCATCCCATATAATTGCAGTCTGCAATGCTTCCATTACGTCAATAAATATCGGGTTTGCTGTTCTTGGAGTTTGGAAACACCGAACTGTCTCCTTGGGCTTGATCTTTGCATCACTGTCGTGGCTTTTGGTGACTCTCTTCTCACTCTACTGCAAACACAAAGGAGCAGGAGTTGTATTAAACTGGCCTGCAGTTCTTGGTTCTTGGTGGGTCTTCAGCTCCCTGTTAGAATCGCTCCTCACTTCATTGCATTTGCTACACCTAATCAACTCTGCAACTGTCGTTAATTTCACTTCACTACCCTTCTGTGCTATCATATGTCTGTGTCTGGTTGCAACAGCCATGAGAGCTAAAACAAGCCAAGAAGAACTGAACCAACCACTGCTCATCAGAGAAGATAGTGGTGACAGCAGCAGGGACAGGTTCTCCAGCTCTGGGTGGTGGAGTCATCTTACATTCCAGTGGTTGAACCCGGTCTTTGAGAAGGGACACAAGGTGCGGCTCGAGCTAGAACACCTCCCATCTCTTCCTCAGTCAGATACAGCAGAGCAGTCGTATGCATTGCTTCAAGAAACACTGCACAAGCAAAAACCTGAGCCGATGTCGCTAGAAAACGCTATCATTTGTTCTGTTTGGGCACCTTTGGTCATCAATGCAGTCTTTGCAG GGCTTAACACTTTAGCTTCTTATATGGGGCCATTCTTGATCACTTACTTAGTGGCGCTGCTCTCCGACAAGAACCCTGACAGAGGCCATGGACATGGATACATACTTGTAAGCCTCTTCTTTATATCAAAGACAATAGAGTCACTGTCACAGCGTCTGTGGTACTTTGGCGCTCGTAGAATTGGATTTCGGGTGCGTGCAGCACTGATGGTGTCCATCTATAAGAAATCCCTGCTGTTAAAGAATTCAACCACAGGGACAGGAAAAATTGTGAACTTCCTCGATGTCGATATAGAGAAGATTGGTGAGTTCTTCTGGTACATCCATGGAATTTGGTTGCTTCCCTTGCAAGTCTCACTGGCACTTGTCATCCTGTACCATAGTCTTGGGATGGCGGCTTCGCTCTCTGCACTTTTTGCGACAGTTTTGGTGATGGTGAGCAACACACCACTGGCGAAGTCACAGAAAAACCTCAACGTGAAGATCATGGAGGCAAAGGACTCACGCATCAAGGCCACAGCTGAGGTGCTGAAAAGCATGAGAATTTTGAAGCTGCATGCATGGGAGACAGCCTACTTGGACAAGCTTCTGAAGCTCAGGGATATGGAGAGGGCGTGGCTCAGAAGGTATCTGTACACATGCTCAGCGatagccttcctcttctgggcATCACCGACGCTAGTCTCAGTTGTCACCTTTGGCATCTGCATTCTTGTAGATGTTCCATTGTCGGCAGGAACTGTACTATCAGCCCTTGCTACTTTCAGAATCCTCCAAGATCCAATCCACAACCTTCCAGAGCTAGTGTCAATGGCCACACAAACCAAGGTGTCCCTAGATAGAATCGAAGAGTTCATCAAAGAAGACCACCATGGGAAGCCAAGTAGCTATGGAAATAGAAGTAGCATAGAGAAGCAGTCTGTGGCAGGCACTGTAGAGATTGAAGCAGGACAATACAGCTGGGAAGCCCCTGACAACATCTTGAAGAAGACAAAGTTCACACTGAAGATCGATAGAAAGGTGGACATCATTAAGGGTCAAAAGGTTGCAGTTTCTGGGTCAGTTGGCTCAGGAAAATCAAGTCTCCTTTGTGCCATCATGGGTGAGATTCCAAGGGTCAGCGGTGCAGAAACAACAGTTGTTGGATCAATGGCATATGTCCCGCAGAGTGCATGGATTCAAACCGGGACAATTCAGGACAATGTGCTTTTTGGGAAGGCCATGGACAAGGCCCTATATGATGAGGTGCTACAAGGGTGTGCTTTGGATAAAGATGTGGAACTATGGGCTAATGGAGACATGACTCTGGTAGGGGAAAGAGGCATGAACCTGAGTGGAGGCCAGAAGCAGAGGATTCAGCTCGCCAGAGCATTGTACAGTGATGCTGATGTTTACCTCTTGGATGATCCCTTTAGTGCTGTTGATGCACACACTGGAGCACACCTCTTCAAG GAATGCTTAATGCAGCAAATGTCCTCAAAGACAGTCATTTATGTAACTCACCAGCTAGAGTTTCTGCGAGATGCGGATCTTGTTTTG GTCATgaaagaaggaagaattgtTCAATCCGGAAAATATGATGATTTAATAGCAGACAAAGATGGCGAGCTCTCAAAGCAAATGGACGCGCATAACAAGTCCCTTAGTCAAGTCACCCCTGCAAAAGTTCATGGCTTGACTAGGAACAAAAAACACAAGAAGAAGCAAATGGAGCTCACAGAGATAGAGCCAGACCACAATGTGCTAGGAAGGGAAAGTGAGGAAGAGCGTGAATCTGGACGGGTCAAATGGGGTATCTACCGCAAGTTTGTTACCTCAGCCTATAGGGGAGCTCTCGTTCCTGTTGTTCTTGCATGCCAAGTCCTTTTCCAGGCACTGCAGATATGTAGCAACTACTGGATCGCTTGGGCCTCAGAGAGTCAAGAACGAGTAAGCAGAGAGAAGATGATTGGTATTTTTGTGCTGTTATCTGCAGGAAGCTCCGCATTTATATTGGGAAGAGCTTTTGTCCTATCAGCAATTGCAATCGAAACTGCTCAGCAGCTGTTCTTAGGCATGATTAAAAATGTATTCAGAGCACCAATGAATTTCTTTGATTCTACTCCATCAAGTCGAATCCTAAACAGG GTTTCAACAGATCAAAGCACAGTTGACATAGACATTCCTTACAGGGTAGCAGGGCTGATATTCGCACTAATTCAGCTCCTCAGTATCATTTTCATCATGTCCCAAATCGCTTGGCCCATATTCTTTTTATTCATAATAATAATTTCCTTATCCACTTGCTATCAG AGTTATTACATCAGTTCAGCGAGAGAGCTAGCAAGGTTGGTTGGCATTAAAAAGGCTCCAGTTCTCCACCATTTTTCTGAGACTGTATCAGGGGCTGCAACAATTAGATGCTTTAATCAGGGAGAAAATTTCTTGAGAAAGAGCCTTGCACTAGTAGATGACTACTCCTGCATCACTTTCCATAATGCAGCAGCAATCGAATGGTTGTGTCTCCGTATCAACTTCCTCTTCAACCTTGTATTCTTTGTGATGCTAGTCATCCTTGTCTCCCTGCCTCGTGATACTATTGACCCAA GCCTTGCAGGGCTTGCAGCAACCTACGGTCTCAACCTTAATGTGTTACAAGCATGGGTTATATGGAACTTGTGCGATGTTGAGAACAAGATGATCTCAGTAGAGAGAATTCTGCAATTTTCAAACATACCAAGTGAGTCTCCTCTAGTTATTGAAGAGTACAGACCAATGGAAACATGGCCATGGTACGGAACCATTCAGATAGATGGTCTCCAAATCAAGTACAACCATGACATGCCGATGGTTCTCAAAGGTATAAGCTGCACATTTCcaggagagagaaaaattgGGGTGGTAGGGCGAACCGGGAGTGGGAAGTCAACTCTCATCCAGGCTTTGTTtcggattgttgaaccatctgaGGGACGGATAATCATAGACGGAGTGGATATATCACTTTTGGGATTACATGATTTGCGGTCTAGACTAGGTATTATACCTCAAGAACCAACTCTCTTCCAAGGCACTGTCAGATCAAACCTAGATCCTCTACAACAACATACGGATGCTGAAATATGGGAG GTTGCGCGTAAATGCCGCTTGGAGGAGATTATTAAAGAAGATAGTAGACTGTTAGAAGCACCAG TTGTTGAAGATGGAGGGAACTGGAGTGGGGGTCAAAGGCAACTTGTCTGCTTGGCCAGAGTGCTGCTAATGAAAAGGAAAATACTCGTTTTAGATGAAGCTACAGCTTCAGTTGATACTGCAACTGACAATATAATCCAAAGGACTATAAGGCAAGAAACAAAAAGTTCCACAGTCATAACAATTGCACATAGGATTCCCACCGTGCTTGACAGTGACCTGGTTCTTGTACTAGGTGAAG GTAGGATACTAGAGTATGATTCTCCGAACAACCTCCTGAGAGATGAATCATCCGCTTTTTCAAAGTTGGTGATGGAGTTTGTAGGAAGGACTGAAGACATTAACCAGAGATAA
- the LOC117854966 gene encoding protein NRT1/ PTR FAMILY 8.3 yields MEAADEETPLIHYLPPQDEGSQYTSDGTVDVNKKPALKRSTGNWRACYLILGSEINESLAFSGIQKNLVTYLTSVLHESNVDAAKNVSTWIGSCFFTPLIGAFLADTYWGRYWTVVIFISIQAVGMIALTVSAWLPLLMDSSFNSTSIHRAAVYVGLYLIAVGSGGIKPCTSALGADQFDGADPAERVNKGSFFNWFFFSINLGSLLSSTVLVWVQDNVGWGVGFAIPMALTVLGLAVFVAGRKVYRYKKLEGSPLTRVLQVVVAAVRNYSLTLPEDSSALHEMSSPNETNRKTAHTCQFRFFDKAAIVAPSSSGEKGAASTVSPWRLCTVPQVEELKLLLRMFPVWASMVPFFAVTSQASSTFIEQGMAMDNRVGPFTVPAASLATFHTISIIVGIPIYDAALVPLARRVTGNDRGLSQLRRLGVGLALSVAAMAYAALVEARRLAAASEGAMSIVWQAPSFAVLGAAEVFTTSGVLEFFYDQSPGGMKSLGTSLAHIAIAAGSYLNSAVLGAVAWATARGGAAGWIPDDLNEGHLDYFFWLMAALSVVNLLHFVHCSRRYRGNKTAY; encoded by the exons ATGGAAGCAGCTGATGAGGAGACGCCATTGATTCACTACCTGCCTCCACAG GATGAGGGTTCACAATATACTAGCGACGGAACAGTTGATGTTAACAAAAAGCCGGCTCTGAAACGGAGTACAGGGAATTGGAGAGCATGCTATTTGATTTTAG GTTCTGAAATCAACGAAAGCCTGGCCTTCTCTGGGATACAGAAGAACTTGGTGACCTATCTCACGAGCGTGCTCCACGAAAGCAATGTCGACGCTGCCAAGAATGTGTCCACCTGGATCGGCAGCTGCTTCTTCACGCCGCTTATCGGAGCTTTCCTGGCCGACACATACTGGGGAAGATACTGGACAGTGGTGATTTTCATCTCGATCCAGGCCGTT GGGATGATCGCCCTCACCGTTTCAGCATGGCTTCCACTGCTCATGGATTCATCCTTCAACAGCACCAGCATTCATCGTGCTGCGGTGTACGTTGGGCTCTATCTCATCGCTGTCGGGTCCGGTGGCATCAAGCCCTGCACCTCGGCCCTTGGCGCCGACCAGTTCGACGGCGCCGACCCGGCGGAGCGGGTGAACAAGGGCTCGTTCTTCAACTGGTTCTTCTTCTCCATCAACCTGGGCTCCCTGCTGTCGTCGACCGTGCTTGTCTGGGTGCAGGACAACGTTGGGTGGGGGGTCGGGTTCGCGATCCCGATGGCGCTCACCGTGCTCGGACTCGCTGTGTTTGTTGCCGGCAGGAAGGTGTACAGGTACAAGAAGCTGGAAGGGAGTCCTCTCACGAGAGTCTTGCAGGTGGTTGTTGCAGCGGTGAGGAATTACAGTTTGACGCTGCCTGAGGACAGCTCAGCTCTGCATGAGATGTCTTCGCCAAATGAGACGAATCGCAAGACTGCCCATACCTGCCAGTTCAG ATTCTTCGACAAGGCTGCCATTGtagcgccgtcgtcgtccggcGAGAAAGGCGCGGCGTCGACGGTCAGCCCCTGGAGGCTCTGCACTGTGCCCCAGGTGGAGGAGTTGAAGTTGCTGCTCCGGATGTTCCCCGTGTGGGCATCGATGGTGCCCTTCTTCGCGGTGACCTCGCAGGCGTCGTCGACGTTCATCGAGCAGGGCATGGCCATGGACAACCGCGTCGGCCCGTTCACCGTGCCGGCGGCCTCCCTCGCCACCTTCCACACCATCAGCATCATCGTCGGCATCCCCATCTACGACGCCGCGCTGGTGCCGCTGGCCCGGCGCGTCACCGGCAACGACCGTGGCCTGTCGCAGCTGCGGcgcctcggcgtcggcctcgCGCTATCCGTGGCCGCCATGGCGTACGCGGCGCTGGTCGAGGCGAGGCGGCTGGCGGCCGCGAGCGAGGGGGCCATGAGCATCGTGTGGCAGGCGCCGTCCTTCGCGGTGCTCGGCGCCGCGGAGGTGTTCACCACCTCCGGCGTGCTCGAGTTCTTCTATGACCAGTCGCCCGGCGGCATGAAGAGCCTGGGCACCTCCCTGGCGCACATCGCGATCGCGGCCGGGAGCTACCTGAACTCGGCCGTGCTGGGCGCCGTCGCGTgggcgacggcgcgcggcggggcggccgggtGGATCCCCGACGACCTGAACGAGGGGCATCTGGACTATTTCTTCTGGTTGATGGCGGCCCTCAGCGTGGTGAACCTGCTGCACTTCGTGCACTGCTCCCGGAGATACAGGGGCAACAAGACAGCGTATTGA